One Thermosphaera aggregans DNA segment encodes these proteins:
- a CDS encoding ABC transporter permease, with amino-acid sequence MKPSSILGSIDLSKLEDDIVEVVFAVLAGFAISGLLMAAGGFDPIRAYVSLFKSAFGDLYGVSTTLSFATPLMLTGAAFAVSVRAGVFNIGAEGQVYMAALGAVIVASLSLPSELYLIAEFLFGVLLAITWASIAGFLKSQRGVNEVVSTIMLNWTGFWIVEYGRTYVYFDPAEPQRTIKIPEAGRLPLLVPGTELYAGIIISLVATVVVYVIMWHTSLGYEIRATGLNPIAARYGGVEVRRSMLYSFIIAGSLAGLAGVMEVAGRPPHYAITTGLSNLVGLGFDGLAVSLIGRNHPLAIIPAAIFVGALTAGSRGMQIESGVPLEMVKAVQGIIILILAVPGLVRMLKQWRGKK; translated from the coding sequence GTGAAGCCTAGTTCAATCCTTGGAAGCATTGACTTGTCGAAGCTTGAGGATGACATCGTAGAAGTTGTCTTCGCAGTGTTAGCAGGGTTCGCAATATCCGGCTTATTGATGGCTGCTGGAGGATTCGACCCGATCAGAGCCTATGTTTCATTATTTAAGAGCGCGTTCGGCGACTTATACGGTGTTTCAACCACGCTGAGTTTCGCAACACCTTTAATGCTGACCGGTGCGGCCTTCGCGGTAAGCGTTAGAGCAGGCGTCTTCAACATCGGGGCTGAGGGGCAAGTGTACATGGCGGCTCTCGGCGCGGTGATCGTGGCATCGTTATCGCTACCCAGCGAGCTGTACTTAATTGCCGAATTCCTCTTCGGGGTCTTGTTAGCGATTACATGGGCCTCGATAGCAGGCTTCTTGAAGTCTCAGAGAGGGGTTAACGAAGTCGTGTCAACAATCATGCTGAACTGGACTGGCTTCTGGATAGTTGAATACGGTAGAACATACGTGTACTTCGACCCTGCAGAGCCTCAGAGGACTATCAAGATACCTGAGGCGGGTAGGCTACCGCTCCTGGTACCGGGGACGGAGCTTTACGCTGGCATAATCATCTCGCTAGTAGCTACAGTAGTCGTGTACGTGATAATGTGGCACACGTCGCTGGGATACGAGATCAGGGCAACCGGTCTCAACCCGATCGCGGCTAGATACGGTGGCGTTGAAGTCAGGAGGTCAATGCTTTACTCGTTCATAATAGCTGGTAGCCTAGCAGGTCTTGCCGGAGTCATGGAGGTTGCTGGAAGACCTCCCCACTACGCCATCACCACAGGGCTTTCGAACCTTGTAGGATTGGGGTTTGACGGGCTCGCTGTCTCGCTCATCGGGAGAAACCACCCATTAGCAATAATTCCAGCCGCAATATTCGTGGGGGCTTTGACAGCAGGCTCGCGGGGTATGCAAATTGAGAGCGGGGTACCGCTTGAAATGGTGAAGGCTGTTCAAGGAATAATAATCCTCATACTAGCTGTGCCGGGGCTTGTTAGAATGTTGAAGCAGTGGAGGGGGAAGAAATGA
- a CDS encoding ABC transporter ATP-binding protein yields the protein MSSVEFIVEMLDIWKTYPDGVRALEGVNLRLRRGEIHGLLGENGAGKTTLMRILSGLIKPSRGTIIVNGRKVFFKNSSEALSLGIGMVHQHPALVPVFTARENIYLGLKSSQIDDAKLEEVMKSSGLIVPLDVKVEDLSLGLRQKVEIIKMLYRGVDVLILDEPTTNMTPIETEELFRSLVKLKNEGKTIVFISHKLREVLQVTDRVTVLRKGKVAGEVETGKTTPGELARLMVGREVFLKIEKKPREFGKPLLEVEDLWVKGDLGQDAVRGVTFRIHEGEIFGIAGVEGNGQVELVEAVTGLRKPLKGRIVFNGMELREANPLLLYSKGLAHIPEDRQKMGLILEMSLWENSILGLHTTNAFTRKLGVFNYEKIFSYVGKIVKEFEILAPSIYTPVRSLSGGNQQKLVAARELSKNPLLIVANQPTRGLDVAATEYIRKLLVQLRDEGKGVLLVSSDLDEVLELSDRVAVMYKGEFMGVVKPGEVSIKELGLMIGGYRLSEVRAGEA from the coding sequence ATGTCTAGCGTAGAGTTTATCGTGGAGATGCTGGATATTTGGAAAACCTACCCCGACGGGGTAAGAGCGCTTGAAGGTGTTAATTTACGGCTCAGGCGCGGGGAAATACACGGGTTGCTCGGTGAGAACGGGGCTGGGAAGACAACTTTAATGAGAATTCTCTCGGGGTTGATAAAACCGAGTCGTGGAACAATAATAGTTAATGGTAGAAAAGTTTTCTTTAAAAACTCGTCGGAAGCTCTCTCACTAGGTATTGGAATGGTTCACCAGCACCCAGCCTTAGTGCCTGTTTTCACAGCTAGGGAGAACATTTACCTTGGATTGAAGTCGAGTCAAATCGATGACGCCAAACTTGAGGAAGTAATGAAAAGCTCCGGCCTCATAGTCCCGCTGGACGTTAAAGTGGAGGATTTATCGCTCGGATTAAGGCAGAAGGTGGAGATCATAAAGATGCTGTACCGGGGGGTTGACGTTTTAATCCTTGACGAGCCCACTACTAATATGACTCCGATAGAAACCGAGGAGTTGTTCAGAAGCCTTGTTAAATTGAAGAATGAAGGGAAAACAATCGTCTTCATCTCGCACAAGCTTAGGGAAGTACTACAGGTCACCGATAGGGTCACGGTTTTAAGAAAGGGGAAGGTTGCGGGAGAGGTTGAAACAGGGAAAACCACTCCTGGAGAACTGGCGAGGCTGATGGTTGGCAGAGAGGTTTTCCTGAAAATAGAGAAGAAGCCGAGAGAGTTTGGGAAACCTCTTCTAGAGGTTGAAGACTTATGGGTTAAGGGTGACTTAGGACAGGATGCTGTTAGAGGCGTTACCTTCAGAATCCATGAAGGAGAAATATTCGGGATAGCGGGGGTTGAGGGGAATGGGCAGGTTGAGCTAGTTGAGGCTGTTACTGGATTGAGAAAGCCTTTGAAAGGGAGAATAGTTTTCAACGGCATGGAGTTGAGGGAGGCAAACCCGTTGCTGCTCTACAGTAAGGGATTGGCTCATATCCCGGAGGATAGGCAGAAAATGGGTTTAATACTTGAAATGAGCTTGTGGGAGAACAGCATCCTAGGGCTTCACACCACTAACGCGTTCACGAGAAAGCTAGGAGTATTCAACTACGAGAAAATATTTTCATATGTTGGTAAAATTGTTAAGGAGTTTGAAATACTCGCCCCTAGCATCTACACGCCTGTGAGAAGCCTCAGCGGCGGTAACCAGCAAAAGCTAGTGGCAGCGAGGGAGTTATCCAAGAATCCTCTGCTAATCGTGGCTAACCAGCCGACAAGAGGCCTCGACGTAGCTGCTACTGAGTATATTCGTAAACTACTCGTCCAGCTCAGGGATGAGGGTAAAGGTGTTTTACTTGTTTCAAGCGATCTCGACGAGGTACTGGAGCTTAGCGACAGGGTTGCAGTCATGTACAAGGGGGAGTTCATGGGGGTTGTGAAGCCTGGTGAGGTAAGTATTAAGGAGTTAGGATTAATGATCGGCGGGTACAGGTTGAGCGAGGTGAGGGCAGGTGAAGCCTAG